AAAATTTCTACCGCGCACGGTGTTTTCTATGCTGAAAAAGTGATCGTTACAGCTGGGGCTTGGGCGAAGAAACTGTTGCCGGACCTGCAATTGCCGATCCAACCGACGCGCAAAGCGGTCGGCTGGTTTGAAGCACCGGAGATGTACGATGCCGATCAATTTCCGGGGTTTTTTGTGGAAGGTCCCGAGATGATGTTCTACGGCTTCCCGAGCATCGACGGCGCTGGCGTAAAAGTCGGACGGTCGGACGGCGGGCAGCCAATCGACCCGGACGAACAAACCCAGAACTTCGGGCAATACGAATTGGATGAAGGCGACTTAAGAAGATTCTTGGACCTGTATATGCCGGAAGCGAGCGGAGAGTTGAAACAAGGCAAAACTTGTTTATACACTGTCTCGGACGACCATAACTTCATCATCGACCGCCATCCGGACAACGAGCGCGTCATTTTCGCCTGCGGCTTTACCGGCCACGGCTTTAAATTCGGCAGCGTCATGGGCGAAGTGTTGAGCCAATTGGCCACAGACGGCCACACCGAATTCGACATCGGCCCCTTCTCACTCAACCGTTTCAAACTATGAGCTAAAAAGAGTCTCTCCTTAATGATGAAGGAGAGACCCTTTTGATTGTCGAGAAAGTTAAGAAGACGTATTTTCCGAAGCTTATCGCTCGCTTTCCGTGGGGCGGGAATCGAGCCTCCTCGTCACTGCGTTCCTGCGGGGTCTCTCAAACCCGCTAGTCCCACAGGAGTCGAGCAAACGCTTCTCCAAATACTCAACTAACACATTGATTTTTGATTGATTTTTGAATGTATAAAAGGAGAGCCTTTTTTATTTGTAGCAATTTGTAGGTTTTTTCAACACTCTAAAGAGTCTCTCCCTATTGATAAAGGAGAGACTCTTTTTCGATAGTGACCACTTGCTTGGTTTCGGCTGCTTCCATGATGCCCAAAATGACTTTCAGTGATTTCAAGGCATCTTCTCCCGTAACGATTGGCTCTTGGTCCAAGCGTATCGAATCGACGAACGCATCAATGACGCCGCTCGGAGTCTGGTTGTCATTCGTTTGGATCGCTTCCAGCTGGTAGTTCACTTTCTCGCCGGATTCCATGATGAGTTCCAGCTGATACTCGTCGTCGTGGTAGATTTTCATGATGCCTTTCTCGCAATAAACAACGGTGCTATTGTCCTCTTCCCCGTAATAGGTCCAGGAGAAGGCGGCGTTCCCGAGGCGCCCTTTTTCGGTCGCCAAGCTGCAGACAAGATTGTCGCATACTTCAATCGGCTCACCGTTTTCATCCGTTTTGTGCAAAGCTCCCTGGAAGGCGCTCACTTGAATGATTTCATCATCGAGCAAGTAATGCAGTAAATCGATTTTGTGGATGCCGAGGTCGCCGCCGACACCAAAACCTGAACGCTCTTTTTTAAAGAACCACGTCGAGTTTGTTTTATTGATGCCCCAAGATTCAGGGCCCGAATGGCCAAAAGCTGTACGGAAGGTCAAGATTTTCCCGAGCTCCCCTCCTGCCAGGATGTCCCGTGCTTTCTGGTGTGCAGGTGTGAACCGCTGATTGTGGTCGACCATCAGTTTCTTGCCGGATTTTTTCTGTGCTGCCAAAATCTCTTTGGCATGTTCGACCGTCAAGGAAATCGGTTTTTCGCACAGCACGTGCTTGCCGCTCAATAGTGCCTGCGTGGAAAATAAACGATGGTTTTCATTCGACGAACAATCGCTGATGGCGATAATATCCGGATCGTTGAATAAGTCTTCGACATTCTCGACATTCCTGCCGCCGAACAATTCCACCATCGCTTCGGAACGATGGAGGTTGCGGTCGTAAAAGACGATTTCATCCACGTATGGATTGGCTGTATATTCCGGTGCGTGGCGCATTTTCGTAATGGCCCCGCAACCGATGATGCCTACCTTGATGCCCATGCGATCCCCCCTTTTGTCTCTCATAGATTGCGATGCGCTCCCAACATACTCGAATTCGACTCAAGCACAATAGCTGCTGTTGGTAGAAAATAAAGCAAAAAAACCACGAAAGAAAATGTTCCGCAGTCTTTTTAGCTCAGTGCTTCTTTTCGTGAAGACGCCGGTGGAGCGCATGTACCTGTTCGGCAAGTTCTGGCACCGGCCCGTCTACGCGCGCCTCTACAAGTATGTCCCCGATCGATAAATTGCGCACAGGCGAAGGCGCGGCTCCAAGTTCTTTCATCCACTCGCCCAATTGCTTCGAGGAACTCGCGTAAACGATGCGGCCGAGGCCAACCCAGCCATGCGCCGCTGCGCACATAGGACAATGCTCGCCGGACGTATAGACAGTTGCATGTGTCCGTTCTTCCGGGGCTAGATGTTCAGCAGCCCAGCGCGCAATTGCGAATTCTGGATGCTGCGTATGGTCGCCTGATGCCACATGGTTATGGTCTTCAAACAGCACCTCTCCTTGTCCCGACACGAGGATGGAACCAAAGGGCTCGTCCCCTTTCTCAAACGCCTGTTCGGCAAGTTTTACACAGCGCTTTAAATGCTGTAGATCGGTCTCATTGATCACCTATACCACTCCTCCATTCTTTTCTCTATCCAATACATATAACCTGTTTCTATCATTTTCACGCTCAATTGCTGAAAACTCAATTTCCCTATCTTATCTCCCCCGTGCAAATGCAGGAATTCAGATTTTGTTTCTTGAATGGTATAAAGGCTAAAGAGGACGAATTGTTAAGTACTTCACACGAAACGGAGGGATTTATATGCAATTAGGCGCTTTTTCCATTAGCTTGAACGTCAAGGACATCCAAGCCTCAAAAGACTTTTACGAAAATATCGGCTTTACCGTTTATGGGGGCGACATCGAGCAGAACTGGCTGATTATGAAAAACGGCACCACCTCCATCGGCTTGTTTCAAGGGATGTTCGACAAAAACATCCTGACATTTAATCCAGGCTGGGATGAACAGGCACAGGAACTCGGTACATTTATCGACATTCGGGAGCTGCAACAAAACCTAAAATCCAAAGGTGTCTCGTTCATAAGCGAAGCAGATGCAACGGGTTCAGGCCCCGCGAGCTTTACGCTCGAAGACCCGGATGGCAACCCGATTTTGTTCGACCAGCACCTGTAACATAAAGAAGCGTTCACACCAGCCTACTCGTGTGAACGCTTCTTTTTATGTTTACTCCAATTACTTTATAAAGATATATTTTTTGAAGCAACAAGCTCCTTACGGCTTCTCCGTAAGGGGCTTGGAATCAGTAATTCATATCGAACCAGCCGTTGCTGATCGTTTGTTTATACCAATAATAGCTATCTTTTTTCGTTCGTTCCAATGTGTTGAAATCGACGTGGATGATGCCGAAGCGCTTGTCGTAGCCTTCTGCCCATTCGAAATTATCCATGAGCGACCATGTCAGGTAGCCTTTGATATTGACGCCGTAATCCATGCTTCTCTTCAAGGAAGTCAAATGCTGCTTCAAGTATTCGATTCTTCTTTGGTCGCGCACACGCCCGTTTTCCGGCTCGTCATTATAGCAAGCCCCATTTTCCGTTATGTAAATCGGAATGGCGCCGTATTGGTCTTTGATCTTTGCCAATACGCGGTAGAAGCCTTCAGGGAAGATAGCCCAGCCGAAATCCGTTTTCTCGAAACCGATATCCACACGCTCCAAGTCGAATAGATCCGCGTCTTTTTTATACCTTCCAACACTGCCGGTATAGTAATTGATCCCTACGAAATCGATTGGTTGATTGATGATTTCCATATCACCTTCTTCAATTTGAAGCGTGGCGCCTTTTTTCTCGAACCACTCGACCATGAAGGCCGGATAGCTTCCTTTGAAGACCGGGTCGAAAAACCATTCCATCAAGAAGCCCATGCTGCGGTTGCAAGCATCGATGTCTTCTTGCTTATTACTGAAAGGCTCGAGCCATTCGACGTTCGGTGCATAGCCAATGCCGCCTTTGATCTCCAAGTCTCTGAACCGACTCACTGCTTTCCCGTGAGCGAGTAATAGGTGATGGGAAATGTTTGTGGCCAGTTGCAGATCCTGGTTACCCGGGGCATGGATGCCGATGAAATTGGACAAGAACGATACGCACCAAGGCTCGTTAATCGTCACCCAGTTATTGATCTTGCCATCGAATTCCTTGAACATCAACTCAGCATAATCCGCAAAAGCGTCCACAGTTTTACGATTGGCCCATCCGCCTTCATCTTGCAAGGCTTGCGGCAAGTCCCAATGGTATAGCGTACACATCGGCTCAATGTTGTTCGCAAGCAAAGCGTCGACAAAGTCGTGATAGAATTTCAAACCTTTTTCATTCACTTCGCCGGTGCCTGAAGGGAAGATTCTCGGCCAAGACACCGAGAAGCGGTACGTGTCGATGCCCAGTTCCTTCATAAGCTTGATGTCTTCCTCGTAGCGATGGTAGCTGTCAGCTGCGACATCCCCATTGTCTCCGTTCAATACGTTTCCGGGTGTGTGTGAGAACGTATCCCAAATCGATAGCCCTTTCCCGTCTTCAAATGCAGCGCCTTCTATTTGATAAGCGGCCGTCGCCGCTCCCCATTTCATGTCTTTCGGAAATTCCATAATCGCCATTCCTACTACCTCCAATTGCCGCATGATGCGGCTCCACTCACTCTTCTTTCAAGTTCACGCTTTTGATTTTTGAATTGCATTACCGCAAGATTCCCGCACAATCAGTTCGGAATCGATAAACACTGGTTTCAATTTCGATTTATCGTTAATTAAATCATTAAGCATATAAGCGGCTAGTTTCCCCAACCGTTCTTTATCTTGCCGAACCGTCGACAAGAGCGGCGCACTGTATCGACAAGCATCAATATCATCACAGCCGACCAATCGGATATCACTGGGCACTTGAAGTCCTGCTTCTTTAATCGCCCTCAATGCACCGAATGCCATCAAGTCAGATGCGGCAAAAACCGCTTCTGGCCGTTCAGGAGCCGCCAGGATTTTTTTCATCGCAGCATAGCCGCTGTCTTCGTGGTAATCCCCGTATTGCATCCATTCTTCTTTTATTTCAAGACCGAATTGGTTCATCGCTTGCAGATAGCCCCGGCCTCGCAGCTTGGTGACTTCCGAATTCGGTTGGCCTCCGATAAAGCCGATTGTTCTCACCGAATTCAAGTACAGATGCTGGATGACTTTAGCCGCTAGATTAATATTATCGGTCATGACATAGCTCGAATGCGGCCCATCCAGGACTAAGTCGATGCCCATGCAAGGGATTTCGCTATTGACCAAGTCATGGATTGAATCTTCAATTTCCTCTCCCGTGATGATCAAACAACCATCCACGTGGAAATGTTTGCAGCGGGCCAAATAGCTGCCATTGTCCTGGGAGAAATTTTCGTTGGAAAACATGAGAATGTCGTAGCCCAGCAACCCTATATTCTTTTTGAACGCCGTCACGACTTCGTTGAAAAAAGGATGGGTAAATTCGACATTCACTTTTCCGGCATAGATCAAGCCAATCAAATTGGACTTTTTTGTCGCCAAGGATTTCGCTGAAAAATTCGGCTGGTAACCTGTCTCCTTGATGACGTCTAATATTTTTTTCTTCGTGCCTTCGTTAATGCCATGGTAATTATTGATCGTTTTGGACACAGTGGCCGGCGAGACACCGGCCATTTTTGCGATATCTTTTATGGTTAGGCTCATACGTACCCCTCTTTACTGTCTTTAATTTAAGGTTATTGTAACGAAGATAGTGAGCCAATGGTTACAATGAAGCGTTTATTTTACTGAACCTTCTGCAATGCTTGAGATAAACAAGCGGTTGAACAGGAGGAAAATAATGATTAATGGCATCGTCGCCCAAAAGACGCCGGATAAGATCATCCCGAAATCGACATTGACCGTGTTGCGAAGTGACGCTAACGCAACTTGGATTGTGTAGTTATCAGGGTCTCTGAGAATCGTGAACTGCCATAAAAACTCACCCCATACCGCGGTAAATACAATGATTCCAAGCGTCGCAAAGGCCGGTAAGATGATTGGCAAGACGATGCTCCGGTAGATCTTGAAGTTCGAACAGCCATCCAACTTTGCCGCTTCGATCAACTCGTCCGGTACCGAGTCCCCGATATATTGCCTCATCAGGAAAATACCTAGTGGATTCAAAAAGAACAAAATCATGACACCTGCCAAGGTATCTAACAAGCCCGCATTCGCAATCAGGAAATACTGAGGGATTAACCCAAGCTGCGGCGGGATGATCATCGTCAGCAAGATCGTGATGAACAGGACGTTTTTAGCCGGAAAGTAGAACTTGGCGAAAGCGAACCCTGCCAACGAGCTAATAAATAATACGACCAATGTGACGATGGAACACAGAACAAAAGATGTCCACAACGCACCGAAGAAATCAATTTGGTTCAATACTTTCTGGAAGTTTTCCACCAGTAGATTCCCTGGAGCGATTGTCGGGGGAATCGAGTTATACGCGGAACTGGTTTGAGTAGCCATCACGAACATCCAATAAAACGGGAACAAGGATAGCAAGGAAGCAAGGGACAAGAACATATAGACGAACAACTTATTCATGGAAAATTTTCGTTTGCTTGCAGTTTCGTTCATCCGTTCATCCCCTCCCTTTCTTTTTGCTAAGTCGCCCGGATGCTACATACGTGTTGATGGCTGCAAAAATGACGATGATAATTAATAAAATGATCGCCGTCGCAGAAGCCGTGCCAAACGACTGAAGCCTGAACGCATCTCGGTACAAATACATGACCACGGTCATCGCTTCGTCTCGTGTAAACGCCGCAGCTCCGAGGAACACCGTCGGTTCAGAAAACAGCTGCAAGGCGCCGACTGTCGAGAAGAACACCGTTAAAATA
This is a stretch of genomic DNA from Planococcus maritimus. It encodes these proteins:
- a CDS encoding GH1 family beta-glucosidase encodes the protein MAIMEFPKDMKWGAATAAYQIEGAAFEDGKGLSIWDTFSHTPGNVLNGDNGDVAADSYHRYEEDIKLMKELGIDTYRFSVSWPRIFPSGTGEVNEKGLKFYHDFVDALLANNIEPMCTLYHWDLPQALQDEGGWANRKTVDAFADYAELMFKEFDGKINNWVTINEPWCVSFLSNFIGIHAPGNQDLQLATNISHHLLLAHGKAVSRFRDLEIKGGIGYAPNVEWLEPFSNKQEDIDACNRSMGFLMEWFFDPVFKGSYPAFMVEWFEKKGATLQIEEGDMEIINQPIDFVGINYYTGSVGRYKKDADLFDLERVDIGFEKTDFGWAIFPEGFYRVLAKIKDQYGAIPIYITENGACYNDEPENGRVRDQRRIEYLKQHLTSLKRSMDYGVNIKGYLTWSLMDNFEWAEGYDKRFGIIHVDFNTLERTKKDSYYWYKQTISNGWFDMNY
- a CDS encoding carbohydrate ABC transporter permease — protein: MNETASKRKFSMNKLFVYMFLSLASLLSLFPFYWMFVMATQTSSAYNSIPPTIAPGNLLVENFQKVLNQIDFFGALWTSFVLCSIVTLVVLFISSLAGFAFAKFYFPAKNVLFITILLTMIIPPQLGLIPQYFLIANAGLLDTLAGVMILFFLNPLGIFLMRQYIGDSVPDELIEAAKLDGCSNFKIYRSIVLPIILPAFATLGIIVFTAVWGEFLWQFTILRDPDNYTIQVALASLRNTVNVDFGMILSGVFWATMPLIIIFLLFNRLFISSIAEGSVK
- a CDS encoding Gfo/Idh/MocA family protein; its protein translation is MGIKVGIIGCGAITKMRHAPEYTANPYVDEIVFYDRNLHRSEAMVELFGGRNVENVEDLFNDPDIIAISDCSSNENHRLFSTQALLSGKHVLCEKPISLTVEHAKEILAAQKKSGKKLMVDHNQRFTPAHQKARDILAGGELGKILTFRTAFGHSGPESWGINKTNSTWFFKKERSGFGVGGDLGIHKIDLLHYLLDDEIIQVSAFQGALHKTDENGEPIEVCDNLVCSLATEKGRLGNAAFSWTYYGEEDNSTVVYCEKGIMKIYHDDEYQLELIMESGEKVNYQLEAIQTNDNQTPSGVIDAFVDSIRLDQEPIVTGEDALKSLKVILGIMEAAETKQVVTIEKESLLYQ
- the solA gene encoding N-methyl-L-tryptophan oxidase; its protein translation is MSEETVFDVAIVGAGTMGMAAGAFLAQQGKKTLVIDAFDPPHANGSHHGDTRLIRHAYGEGRHYVRLVLRAQQLWEDLEKQTGYKVFDKTGVIGLGPQDSSFLLESIAAANSYGLPLEILSSGAIQERWPGFTVPEHFIGCFEEQAGVLYSENAIRAYKKLALENGVHYVPNTPVQHIDIQEGDHVKISTAHGVFYAEKVIVTAGAWAKKLLPDLQLPIQPTRKAVGWFEAPEMYDADQFPGFFVEGPEMMFYGFPSIDGAGVKVGRSDGGQPIDPDEQTQNFGQYELDEGDLRRFLDLYMPEASGELKQGKTCLYTVSDDHNFIIDRHPDNERVIFACGFTGHGFKFGSVMGEVLSQLATDGHTEFDIGPFSLNRFKL
- a CDS encoding LacI family DNA-binding transcriptional regulator; protein product: MSLTIKDIAKMAGVSPATVSKTINNYHGINEGTKKKILDVIKETGYQPNFSAKSLATKKSNLIGLIYAGKVNVEFTHPFFNEVVTAFKKNIGLLGYDILMFSNENFSQDNGSYLARCKHFHVDGCLIITGEEIEDSIHDLVNSEIPCMGIDLVLDGPHSSYVMTDNINLAAKVIQHLYLNSVRTIGFIGGQPNSEVTKLRGRGYLQAMNQFGLEIKEEWMQYGDYHEDSGYAAMKKILAAPERPEAVFAASDLMAFGALRAIKEAGLQVPSDIRLVGCDDIDACRYSAPLLSTVRQDKERLGKLAAYMLNDLINDKSKLKPVFIDSELIVRESCGNAIQKSKA
- a CDS encoding nucleoside deaminase, with protein sequence MINETDLQHLKRCVKLAEQAFEKGDEPFGSILVSGQGEVLFEDHNHVASGDHTQHPEFAIARWAAEHLAPEERTHATVYTSGEHCPMCAAAHGWVGLGRIVYASSSKQLGEWMKELGAAPSPVRNLSIGDILVEARVDGPVPELAEQVHALHRRLHEKKH
- a CDS encoding VOC family protein — protein: MQLGAFSISLNVKDIQASKDFYENIGFTVYGGDIEQNWLIMKNGTTSIGLFQGMFDKNILTFNPGWDEQAQELGTFIDIRELQQNLKSKGVSFISEADATGSGPASFTLEDPDGNPILFDQHL